The Dioscorea cayenensis subsp. rotundata cultivar TDr96_F1 chromosome 18, TDr96_F1_v2_PseudoChromosome.rev07_lg8_w22 25.fasta, whole genome shotgun sequence genome includes the window TTACCACTTGTATAATAGATGAACACAACAAATAGTTTATGGGAAGACAAGTAAAGCATGAAacgaagtgaaaaaaaaaaaagtggtacTGAAATTATTTGTCCTATATATAAAATGGAATTGGGACCGATCTTTTATTAGAGAACTATCTCTCCAGGGATTGTGAAAGATGTTCCACTAGAAATATTCTTGTTATTGCTTCGACTCATATTCCCCAAAAAGTGGATCCCGCTTTAATAGCTCCGAATAAATTAAATACATGCAATCTCTTGGTTGTTGGctcctctttatttttatttggacaATCCCACTTTATATGACCCCCTTCTTATGACACTGGTCCTTAAAGATGGCTTGTGACCATAATTGACCAAAGGGCAAGCAAACCGTACATTCCCATGGCCTCTTCCACCGACAGAACCATAGCTCTGAAGGAGTTCGATGATACCAAAACCGGCGTCAAAGGTCTCGTTGACTCCGGCATGACCtcccttccggccatcttccacCATCCCAGAGCCCACCTCTCAATGCCCGCAGCCACCAGCCACCTTTCAATTCCTACAGTGGATCTCTCCGTCCCACGCCCCATCGCTGTCGATCTCATCCGCTCCGCATCTCGAGACTGGGGCGTCTTCCAGGTCATCAACCACGGCATACCTCTCTCCACGATTCAAAATACCACCTCCGCCATCAGGTCCTTCCACGAGCTCTCCGCCGCCGAGCGATCTCAATTCTACACGCGTTCCCGAGATCCCGGCTTCAGCTACAACTCAAACCTGGATCTATTCCTTTCTGCGGCGGCGACCTGGAAAGACACATTGAGGGTGTCGTTCAGTCCCATCCGACCAGATGTGGACCAGATCCCGGAGGTTTGTAGGGCGGCGCTGGTAACGTGGGACGAGTGTCAGAAGGAGGTGGCGAGAGAAGTGATGCAGATGATGTGTGAGGGGCTCGGAGTGGACCCAAAGAGGCTGGAGGCCATGACATGTCTGGAGGGGAGGACGACGGTGGCACATTATTACCCGCCATGTCCGGAGCCAGATCGGGCGCTTGGGACGGTTGATCACACGGATGCCGGGCTTTTGGCATTTCTGATTCAAGATCAGATTGGGGGACTGCAGGTGAAGAGTGAAACGGATGAGTGCTGGGTTGACGTGAAGCCCATTCCTGGAGCTCTCGTTGTCTTTGTTGGTGAGTTGCTTCAGGTATGTGCGTATGGAATGGTTgagattattttgtttaatttacttCATATTAACAACATCCGGTTATAGTTGTCCAGTACAATTATAATtcgtaaaaaaatataaataatggcACGGTTATAGGTTTGATCCAAATcaacattattaaaataaactattaactacataatatatataatattaaataattttgagagtatttttattttgtgaaaattcaTCTAATTGCATGTAGActctcaataaaatcaaataccaGTGTATATATACTGAAATTCAATTTGTTTCTATGATGCCTATCTGgttaatttatatatactattaaaatatatcattttttacatgataaaaaaaacctGAGTGTATATATATCGCTAAAGATTAAACTCATTTTATTCCTCACATTAAACtcctaattaataatttataatattgattatttatagCTCTAGAAAAATTAAgcttatttcatttattgtatCCATGTAAAAATTAACATCAATAGGGatagtttaataatttaaatgaaatttaatttttgttattttgaaaataatatctatactatatataatatattttactaGTTTATACGGACTTGACCGGCATTTATGCAACCAAATTGAATTTTAAGAGTTATACATactatttggttttattaagGATGTACACCCAATCAGACTAAAGTTTTAGggtatatagataaaaaaaacccaatatTCTGAATATTATCAATATTCTTTGTtctaataataacatataataatttttgttctgTTTTATGTTCAGTTCATCAACTGGTCAAGCAGAAGGTTGTATAAGTGATTTTTGATGATATCAtgttatacaaataatatatttggcagtttacatataattaaaagtatttttagggtatatggaaataaaatgttttatgtatgtatgcatatattaatatgtaaaCCACTTGGTTTAAAACTATGTAATTACAACATTTTATGTTACTTTGCAGTATGCTGATAATGAacgatattttatttaaatgttaatatcaaatattatataaaactcgtctttaattttttttattgaggatTCTATTTCATACAGATAATTTCCAACAATGAGTACAAGAGTTCACACCATAGAGTGATGGCTAATTCTAGCGATGAACCAAGAGTATcagttatttcattttataatcCAGGAAGAAAGGATGAGTCAGATTTGTATGGTCCTTTACCGGAGCTACTATCAGATCAAAAGCCAGCTTGTTATCGCAATTTGAATATGGTAGAACTTAATAAAGTTTTTCGGAAAGAGCCAATAGGCAATAAAGTcgttcttaaatattataagctCCCCTAAAATGACTTTGAGCtcaagtgtttggtttgaaattAGAATAAGTTGTGATAGTCATCGACATAATTAGaaccaagttttaatttgtatgaGTGGACAaacttttatgcactttatgtAATTGAATTCATGAGTGCAAATTTTGAAGTAAAATGGATATTTTGCAAGTGAAATTTTAGTTtcctaattaataaatagtgataagactaataacaatgaataaattgttttgcatttttattttttcactttatatagttcaatttttttttttatctttatccaTCAAATATATCTACATGACTGTGCTTTCTTCAGTTTGCGgggctttgtttggttgggagAGGGAGGAGGGGTGAGGGGGTGTTGGGGGGTGTGGGTGTTGTTTGGTTGAGAGAGTGAAGGGGGGTGAGAGGCACCCCTCCTCACCCCTCATAATCCACTCCCCCAAATTGGGGTCTTTTGGGGGAGtggatgtttattgttttttttaatttttttaaataatgcaaaatacCATTAATGCCCTTCACCTATATGTAGAATTCCTATTGTATCCTAGTGATTGTTTGTTTGGGATTGTGAATATGTTTATCATGAgcatattttttgttaaatatgaaaaaaatagggtATGCTTTCcaagtatgttttcaccattttttttttaagtttatgaaaaaatatgacaaaaatagggtatgtttgaatgatcattgggtgttcacattttaaccaatatttgtcaattataatcaagatgttatgactcctcataatttttttttcgaataaatatttttccctaattattgtgtgtgttttataatgtttatcatatattatatattgtgttattattattattctacaattgattattatatatattattacctattttattgtacaagggcaaaatagtcaaatacacattacactctttctctctcctccccactcctcttttcaactaaacaaaaactACTCCTCCACACcctccatgaaccaaacacGATATTTTTCTCAA containing:
- the LOC120281660 gene encoding 1-aminocyclopropane-1-carboxylate oxidase homolog 3-like isoform X1, with the translated sequence MASSTDRTIALKEFDDTKTGVKGLVDSGMTSLPAIFHHPRAHLSMPAATSHLSIPTVDLSVPRPIAVDLIRSASRDWGVFQVINHGIPLSTIQNTTSAIRSFHELSAAERSQFYTRSRDPGFSYNSNLDLFLSAAATWKDTLRVSFSPIRPDVDQIPEVCRAALVTWDECQKEVAREVMQMMCEGLGVDPKRLEAMTCLEGRTTVAHYYPPCPEPDRALGTVDHTDAGLLAFLIQDQIGGLQVKSETDECWVDVKPIPGALVVFVGELLQIISNNEYKSSHHRVMANSSDEPRVSVISFYNPGRKDESDLYGPLPELLSDQKPACYRNLNMVELNKVFRKEPIGNKVVLKYYKLP
- the LOC120281660 gene encoding 1-aminocyclopropane-1-carboxylate oxidase homolog 3-like isoform X2, whose amino-acid sequence is MASSTDRTIALKEFDDTKTGVKGLVDSGMTSLPAIFHHPRAHLSMPAATSHLSIPTVDLSVPRPIAVDLIRSASRDWGVFQVINHGIPLSTIQNTTSAIRSFHELSAAERSQFYTRSRDPGFSYNSNLDLFLSAAATWKDTLRVSFSPIRPDVDQIPEVCRAALVTWDECQKEVAREVMQMMCEGLGVDPKRLEAMTCLEGRTTVAHYYPPCPEPDRALGTVDHTDAGLLAFLIQDQIGGLQVKSETDECWVDVKPIPGALVVFVGELLQFINWSSRRLYK
- the LOC120281660 gene encoding 1-aminocyclopropane-1-carboxylate oxidase homolog 3-like isoform X3, producing MASSTDRTIALKEFDDTKTGVKGLVDSGMTSLPAIFHHPRAHLSMPAATSHLSIPTVDLSVPRPIAVDLIRSASRDWGVFQVINHGIPLSTIQNTTSAIRSFHELSAAERSQFYTRSRDPGFSYNSNLDLFLSAAATWKDTLRVSFSPIRPDVDQIPEVCRAALVTWDECQKEVAREVMQMMCEGLGVDPKRLEAMTCLEGRTTVAHYYPPCPEPDRALGTVDHTDAGLLAFLIQDQIGGLQVKSETDECWVDVKPIPGALVVFVDNFQQ